TTGGAATTATAGTACGAGGAAGTAGTTTCGCGGATGTAAAGAGAATTGAGCAGGCACACGGACACCTCCGTCGCGTTTGTAACGAGATGAGATAGGGTGGGGGAGGCGGGAATTTGGCTAGATTTATCGAAGACACACACACCTCCGTCGCGGATGTAACGGATAAAAGAGAGGGGTGGGGTGAGGAATTACCCCGATTTTCGCGATTATAGGGATTATAGGGCTGGTTTTACAAACGCGACAGAGGTGTGTTCCAATTACCTAGCCCCCCACACTTACACTGTTACAAACGCGACGGAGGTGTGTGTCCCCTACTGCTCCAATCGTGTTACACTGTCTCGTTTGGGCGACGTGAATCACCTCGAGATCCACTAATTACATCCAATATCACCCTCACCCACCCACTGGTTCCGCAGTTAGCATATCATAACTGTAGAATTCTAACCCACATAGGATGATGCAGTTGTTTGTCTCTCTAACAGCGGAAGTAGTGGGTGGGTCTTTCAGTACCCGTCTTTCTAGACTACTAGTATAGTACTAGAACTAGATAGAACTTGCAGATAGTAGTGTTATACTAAGTAGTGTTTCAATAGCCAGTAACTTCCGTTCCAATAGCTTAGCCAAGACACTCCGTTATCAACACACTTCGACCAGCAGCCTTCACCTCCCTAGCCTTCCCGATCACTTTCCCTCATTAACCGGTGCGATATACTCGTTCTTCCAGGAATTGCCGTCACGCCACTGCCAATAGTAGTAGTGGTACCCAGGCTTCGTTTCCTTGATCGTGATATAGGACCCACTCGTCGGAACGTCTTTGTAGTCGTCTGGGTCAGTCGAAATGTTTCGTTCGTGTAGCTCCTCGAGTGACTCCGGATCGACTGCTTCTTTCTTCCGCTCTATCTCATGCTGGTCTCGTTTCCACCCCGCAAGCTCGACGGCGTACGCCGCAACCTTCTCGAGACTTTCTGGCGACTGTTTCTCGAGCGGGTCCAGTACGTAGGCTGGAAGATCCGGCGCATTTGGTTTCGATCGGCGCTCGTCTCTGCCCATAGTTACCCCACAACCTGATAACATTTTAAATGTGGGGTAACTAATAATCCAACCATCATCCAATCTGAACCTCGAATCTCCCACACCGTTCTTCTCACTCCTCGCATCCATATTCGCCTTCCACAACAGTTCACCCAGTCACCTCTCTAACTGTTCTGTACTTTCGAGGCCAGTTCAACGAGTTGTTCCTTCGAAAGCGGGTCGATTTCGACTCGAGTCCCATCTCTGGTGTAATATATCGAGGCGGACACCGATCGATCGCTGAACCAGTCCTCGAGAACGTGGTAGTACACACTGAGTTGGATCCGGTATTCTGACTCCGCACGACGGGTACGATCAGTCTTGAAATCGATGATTTCGACTGTTGCAGCGGTCACGTGTACCAGATCGATGATTCCGGACAGGGTTACGCGAGTTTCATCTTCCTCGAGTGGCAAGTACGCGCGTTCTTCGACACGTACTGTACCGGCTAGCGAATCGAGCAAGGCTTTGACGTGTCTCTCGTCGGCATTTTCGGGCGAAACGTCCCTCCCTAGCGCGTAATCTTCGGCGAATTCGTGTACGCGCGAACCGAATTCCGTTCCCCGTCCGACATCCGCTGTTTCATCCGCAAAAGCGTCTTCTCGAACATCGTCTACAGAGACGTCCTCGTAGACACTGTCGTCCATGAGCGAATGTGGCGAGTAGCCAGCGGGTCCTATTGGTTCGGGTACATCGACAGTGAGCGGTGAATCGCCTCCATCATCAGGTTCGACGACAGAAACCGACGGCTCGAGTGGTTCGATGTCGACAGGCAACGACTCGAGGAAGGTGTTCGGATCGTCACCGGCGGCAAACAATAGATGATCTTTCGCTCGGGTCATCGCCACGTAGAGCAACCGACGCTCCTCGTCGTATTCGGTCGGTTGACACTGTCGAAGGACGTCCGTTCGCCAGTTGTCGTAAATATGTGGAGCGCCGTTGGCGTCGCTGTACCGTTTTCGTTGGCGAACGCCTGTCGTCTCAGTGTACGTGATCGTCCTATCACTCCCGCCGGATGGCGGGAATTTGTGACTGTTCATATTTCCGAGGATGACGATGGGATGTTCGAGGCCCTTGACAGCGTGAATCGTCTGTACGGTAACTGCGTTCGAACCGGCCGTCGTTTGAACTTCCTGCGTATAGCCGTTTTCGATACCCTGCTCGATGATTCGGACGAGGTCGCCGCGGGTCATCGTCGTCGAACGATGAATCGACTGGACAGTCGTCAGGACGACATCCGCAGTTGCGGTGTCGTATCCATAGCGGCCGAATACCCGGCGAATGACGCCGGCCAGGGTATCGACGGCTGCCAGTTCGTCCCGAAAAGACAGCATCGCCGAGGGATATTCTTCGCGTTCGAGCATCCAGTCGATTTCGTCGAGCGTATAGCCAGCTCGTTCGAGAACGACTGCCCATCCCCGTTCGGCCCGCGAGTCGAGGATTCGTAACCAGGCCAACAGGAGTTTCGCCTGGTCGGTTCGGAAAATCTCGACTCCGCCTTCGTACGCCATCGGGAAGTCATAGATTTGCGCTGTCTCGAGCAAGTCGCGACCGAAATCACGTGTTCGCGTGAGGACCGCGATGTCTTCGTATGTCGGTGGCCGGAGTTCGCCATCGACTTCGATGGCGTAGGCTTCGTTCCCAACGATGGTCTGAATCTTCGTGAGAATCGCCTCGTGTTCGTCGGGATGCTGGAACGCCTCGATGTGTGAGTGGTCGTGTTTGGTGTTCGAAACCAGTGAGACGACACGCTCGAGAACCGATTCCGCGTCGATCGATTCACGACTGCTGCCCGGTGTGACGAGTGCGTGTTCGGCAAAGTCGAGAATCGACTGCGTCGATCGATAGTTCTGTTCGAGTTCGATCGTCGTGATTGGCTCGAGCGGGAATGATACTCTATCGACGTCAGTTACTCTATCAGCGTCAGTGTTTAACTCGGCTGCAAATCGTTGCAGGCGGTGTTCGAACTCGGTGATGTTCTCGATCGCCGCATACTGGAACGAGTAGATGCTCTGTTTCCAATCGCCGACTACACAGAGGTTGTCCGTTCCGGCGAGCAAGAGGGCGAGTTTGAACTGGATCTCACTCGAGTCCTGAAACTCGTCGATCATGACGTACTCGAACTCGAGCGTCTCACGGAGGTCACCGTCCTCACAACAGCATACGAACGCAAACAACTGGAGAAATGAGAAGTTGAGATAGTTGCGACCAAGGGCGAACTCGAGGTATTCGACGTACACGTCGTGGATGAAGTCGATGAGATGGCTCCGATCACTATCGAATGCCCGTGAGGCGACCCATTCAGGAACGGTTTTGGAACCGTAGTCTCCGCGGAGTTCGCCCCGGTCCGGGGCGTCCGGAAGATAACACTTGTTTCGCCCATACCGACCGAGGCGTGACCGAAGGACGGATTGTTTGTTGCCGTCGTTTCGTGGTCGATTCACGCCCGAAAACTCCT
The DNA window shown above is from Natronosalvus amylolyticus and carries:
- a CDS encoding UvrD-helicase domain-containing protein, whose translation is MSRSNDESGAESTTAPSPNETQRALIEQTDGLYLVDAGAGTGKTFAVTRRYANIVAQDDIEPEDVLLITFTRNAATEMKDRIVANCDYDMRALNDAPIQTFHSLCNDILEQHGFHAPSFLGLEGAITGSTQILENDMVEREYFREFITRFSDDHPKYADVFRSLSTTTTLLGLVKTLASKGIFPTADGWYRDGRDALEGDFSAFMEEFSGVNRPRNDGNKQSVLRSRLGRYGRNKCYLPDAPDRGELRGDYGSKTVPEWVASRAFDSDRSHLIDFIHDVYVEYLEFALGRNYLNFSFLQLFAFVCCCEDGDLRETLEFEYVMIDEFQDSSEIQFKLALLLAGTDNLCVVGDWKQSIYSFQYAAIENITEFEHRLQRFAAELNTDADRVTDVDRVSFPLEPITTIELEQNYRSTQSILDFAEHALVTPGSSRESIDAESVLERVVSLVSNTKHDHSHIEAFQHPDEHEAILTKIQTIVGNEAYAIEVDGELRPPTYEDIAVLTRTRDFGRDLLETAQIYDFPMAYEGGVEIFRTDQAKLLLAWLRILDSRAERGWAVVLERAGYTLDEIDWMLEREEYPSAMLSFRDELAAVDTLAGVIRRVFGRYGYDTATADVVLTTVQSIHRSTTMTRGDLVRIIEQGIENGYTQEVQTTAGSNAVTVQTIHAVKGLEHPIVILGNMNSHKFPPSGGSDRTITYTETTGVRQRKRYSDANGAPHIYDNWRTDVLRQCQPTEYDEERRLLYVAMTRAKDHLLFAAGDDPNTFLESLPVDIEPLEPSVSVVEPDDGGDSPLTVDVPEPIGPAGYSPHSLMDDSVYEDVSVDDVREDAFADETADVGRGTEFGSRVHEFAEDYALGRDVSPENADERHVKALLDSLAGTVRVEERAYLPLEEDETRVTLSGIIDLVHVTAATVEIIDFKTDRTRRAESEYRIQLSVYYHVLEDWFSDRSVSASIYYTRDGTRVEIDPLSKEQLVELASKVQNS